One genomic window of Glycine max cultivar Williams 82 chromosome 16, Glycine_max_v4.0, whole genome shotgun sequence includes the following:
- the LOC100820093 gene encoding protein WEAK CHLOROPLAST MOVEMENT UNDER BLUE LIGHT 1 isoform X3, with product MEPQLESPLGRKDSTGSADSSKPSKHVIETAAPFESVKDAVSKFGGRIDWKSRRTQSLVEERSKLVEDFRKEETAEELENTKKLIEELKTSLEKIEKDELQAKEEAERVILKIEEMEQDIVSEASIEAKAQLEAEKAMLTEALSEFEFVKRELDSLRKEYASMASGRDIAINNAEETIAASKQIEKAVEDLTAELIATKEALNSMRTAHLEVEEQRLGVVDQESNNLKLELEQVEEELQRLNEQVLSARVLKSKLESASSLLHGLKAELAAYMESKVNEEFYKEQKEEVEELKLNIEKATSDVNRLRVASVSLKSKLEEEKSVLASLKQSEEKASAAVVNLQAELEKSRSAIAFIQMKENEAREMMTELPKKLQKASQEADEAKSLAQAAQAELIEAQEEVEQAKAKSSTLESSLLAAQKEIEAAKVAEMLARDAITALEKSESAKGNKNDKDSSSMVTLTLEEYHELSRRAYKAEEQANARIEAATSQIQIARESELRSLEKLEELNEELSVRRESLKIATGNSEKANEGKLAVEHELRTWRAEQKQQEKATELNEQTSDPTEPAHDSSSPKGKVPSNNTEAESASNKNKKKKKSSFPSKVVMFFAKKKTHPTK from the exons AGCATGTCATTGAGACAGCTGCGCCCTTTGAATCTGTCAAAGATGCTGTGTCCAAGTTTGGAGGAAGAATTGATTGGAAATCTCGTCGAACCCAGAGTCTGGTGGAGGAG AGAAGCAAGCTCGTAGAAGACTTTAGAAAGGAAGAAACTGCAGAGGAATTGGAAAACACTAAGAAGCTTATAGAAGAACTCAAAACTAGCTTAGAAAAGATAGAAAAAGATGAGCTTCAAGCAAAAGAAGAGGCTGAACGTGTGATTCTCAAAATTGAAGAGATGGAGCAGGACATTGTAAGTGAAGCTAGTATTGAAGCCAAGGCACAACTTGAGGCTGAAAAAGCCATGCTTACAGAAGCGCTTTCGGAGTTTGAATTCGTTAAAAGAGAACTGGACTCACTGCGTAAGGAGTATGCTTCTATGGCGAGTGGAAGGGATATAGCAATCAATAATGCAGAAGAGACTATTGCAGCATCCAAGCAAATTGAAAAGGCAGTGGAAGATTTGACTGCTGAGTTGATTGCAACAAAAGAGGCGTTGAATTCCATGCGAACCGCGCATTTGGAAGTAGAAGAACAAAGACTAGGAGTAGTTGATCAAGAGTCGAACAATTTGAAGCTGGAACTTGAACAAGTAGAAGAGGAGCTCCAAAGACTTAATGAGCAAGTTTTGTCAGCCAGGGTTCTTAAATCAAAATTGGAATCAGCTTCCTCCTTACTGCATGGTTTGAAAGCTGAATTAGCAGCATATATGGAATCAAAAGTAAATGAGGAATTTTATAAAGAACAAAAAGAGGAAGTTGAGGAACTAAAACTGAACATAGAAAAAGCAACTTCTGATGTTAACAGATTGAGGGTGGCTTCTGTGTCACTAAAATCAAAACTAGAAGAAGAGAAGTCGGTTCTCGCATCCCTTAAGCAAAGTGAGGAAAAGGCTTCGGCTGCGGTTGTGAATCTCCAAGCTGAACTGGAGAAGTCTAGGTCAGCCATAGCTTTCattcaaatgaaagaaaatgaagcaaGAGAGATGATGACTGAGTTGCCCAAGAAACTGCAAAAAGCATCACAAGAGGCTGATGAGGCCAAATCACTTGCTCAGGCAGCTCAGGCAGAGCTGATTGAAGCACAAGAAGAGGTTGAACAAGCCAAGGCCAAATCAAGCACATTGGAAAGTAGTTTATTGGCAGCACAAAAGGAGATTGAAGCAGCCAAGGTTGCCGAGATGTTGGCCAGAGATGCAATCACAGCATTGGAGAAGAGTGAATCAGCTAAAGGCAACAAAAATGACAAGGACTCTTCCTCAATGGTGACACTCACACTAGAAGAATATCATGAGCTCAGCAGGAGAGCCTATAAGGCAGAGGAGCAAGCCAATGCGAGGATCGAAGCTGCTACTTCTCAGATTCAGATAGCAAGGGAGTCTGAATTAAGAAGCCTGGAGAAGTTAGAAGAACTGAATGAGGAGTTGTCTGTAAGAAGAGAATCTCTGAAAATTGCAACTGGGAATTCCGAAAAGGCCAATGAAGGAAAGTTAGCTGTAGAACATGAATTAAGAACATGGAGGGCTGAACAAAAGCAACAAGAGAAGGCTACTGAATTGAATGAACAAACTTCTGATCCAACTGAGCCTGCACATGATTCATCAAGCCCAAAGGGAAAAGTTCCTTCCAATAACACTGAAGCTGAATCAGCCtcaaataagaacaaaaagaagaaaaagtcatCATTTCCTTCAAAGGTTGTAATGTTCTTTGCCAAGAAAAAAACGCACCCAACCAAGTGA
- the LOC100820093 gene encoding protein WEAK CHLOROPLAST MOVEMENT UNDER BLUE LIGHT 1 isoform X2 yields MLLTRIHHSKTITDETSPIISSQGRKDSTGSADSSKPSKHVIETAAPFESVKDAVSKFGGRIDWKSRRTQSLVEERSKLVEDFRKEETAEELENTKKLIEELKTSLEKIEKDELQAKEEAERVILKIEEMEQDIVSEASIEAKAQLEAEKAMLTEALSEFEFVKRELDSLRKEYASMASGRDIAINNAEETIAASKQIEKAVEDLTAELIATKEALNSMRTAHLEVEEQRLGVVDQESNNLKLELEQVEEELQRLNEQVLSARVLKSKLESASSLLHGLKAELAAYMESKVNEEFYKEQKEEVEELKLNIEKATSDVNRLRVASVSLKSKLEEEKSVLASLKQSEEKASAAVVNLQAELEKSRSAIAFIQMKENEAREMMTELPKKLQKASQEADEAKSLAQAAQAELIEAQEEVEQAKAKSSTLESSLLAAQKEIEAAKVAEMLARDAITALEKSESAKGNKNDKDSSSMVTLTLEEYHELSRRAYKAEEQANARIEAATSQIQIARESELRSLEKLEELNEELSVRRESLKIATGNSEKANEGKLAVEHELRTWRAEQKQQEKATELNEQTSDPTEPAHDSSSPKGKVPSNNTEAESASNKNKKKKKSSFPSKVVMFFAKKKTHPTK; encoded by the exons AGCATGTCATTGAGACAGCTGCGCCCTTTGAATCTGTCAAAGATGCTGTGTCCAAGTTTGGAGGAAGAATTGATTGGAAATCTCGTCGAACCCAGAGTCTGGTGGAGGAG AGAAGCAAGCTCGTAGAAGACTTTAGAAAGGAAGAAACTGCAGAGGAATTGGAAAACACTAAGAAGCTTATAGAAGAACTCAAAACTAGCTTAGAAAAGATAGAAAAAGATGAGCTTCAAGCAAAAGAAGAGGCTGAACGTGTGATTCTCAAAATTGAAGAGATGGAGCAGGACATTGTAAGTGAAGCTAGTATTGAAGCCAAGGCACAACTTGAGGCTGAAAAAGCCATGCTTACAGAAGCGCTTTCGGAGTTTGAATTCGTTAAAAGAGAACTGGACTCACTGCGTAAGGAGTATGCTTCTATGGCGAGTGGAAGGGATATAGCAATCAATAATGCAGAAGAGACTATTGCAGCATCCAAGCAAATTGAAAAGGCAGTGGAAGATTTGACTGCTGAGTTGATTGCAACAAAAGAGGCGTTGAATTCCATGCGAACCGCGCATTTGGAAGTAGAAGAACAAAGACTAGGAGTAGTTGATCAAGAGTCGAACAATTTGAAGCTGGAACTTGAACAAGTAGAAGAGGAGCTCCAAAGACTTAATGAGCAAGTTTTGTCAGCCAGGGTTCTTAAATCAAAATTGGAATCAGCTTCCTCCTTACTGCATGGTTTGAAAGCTGAATTAGCAGCATATATGGAATCAAAAGTAAATGAGGAATTTTATAAAGAACAAAAAGAGGAAGTTGAGGAACTAAAACTGAACATAGAAAAAGCAACTTCTGATGTTAACAGATTGAGGGTGGCTTCTGTGTCACTAAAATCAAAACTAGAAGAAGAGAAGTCGGTTCTCGCATCCCTTAAGCAAAGTGAGGAAAAGGCTTCGGCTGCGGTTGTGAATCTCCAAGCTGAACTGGAGAAGTCTAGGTCAGCCATAGCTTTCattcaaatgaaagaaaatgaagcaaGAGAGATGATGACTGAGTTGCCCAAGAAACTGCAAAAAGCATCACAAGAGGCTGATGAGGCCAAATCACTTGCTCAGGCAGCTCAGGCAGAGCTGATTGAAGCACAAGAAGAGGTTGAACAAGCCAAGGCCAAATCAAGCACATTGGAAAGTAGTTTATTGGCAGCACAAAAGGAGATTGAAGCAGCCAAGGTTGCCGAGATGTTGGCCAGAGATGCAATCACAGCATTGGAGAAGAGTGAATCAGCTAAAGGCAACAAAAATGACAAGGACTCTTCCTCAATGGTGACACTCACACTAGAAGAATATCATGAGCTCAGCAGGAGAGCCTATAAGGCAGAGGAGCAAGCCAATGCGAGGATCGAAGCTGCTACTTCTCAGATTCAGATAGCAAGGGAGTCTGAATTAAGAAGCCTGGAGAAGTTAGAAGAACTGAATGAGGAGTTGTCTGTAAGAAGAGAATCTCTGAAAATTGCAACTGGGAATTCCGAAAAGGCCAATGAAGGAAAGTTAGCTGTAGAACATGAATTAAGAACATGGAGGGCTGAACAAAAGCAACAAGAGAAGGCTACTGAATTGAATGAACAAACTTCTGATCCAACTGAGCCTGCACATGATTCATCAAGCCCAAAGGGAAAAGTTCCTTCCAATAACACTGAAGCTGAATCAGCCtcaaataagaacaaaaagaagaaaaagtcatCATTTCCTTCAAAGGTTGTAATGTTCTTTGCCAAGAAAAAAACGCACCCAACCAAGTGA
- the LOC100820093 gene encoding protein WEAK CHLOROPLAST MOVEMENT UNDER BLUE LIGHT 1 isoform X1, with translation MPFVHIISEILVADPVRNIKDGPLSKYTMEPQLESPLGRKDSTGSADSSKPSKHVIETAAPFESVKDAVSKFGGRIDWKSRRTQSLVEERSKLVEDFRKEETAEELENTKKLIEELKTSLEKIEKDELQAKEEAERVILKIEEMEQDIVSEASIEAKAQLEAEKAMLTEALSEFEFVKRELDSLRKEYASMASGRDIAINNAEETIAASKQIEKAVEDLTAELIATKEALNSMRTAHLEVEEQRLGVVDQESNNLKLELEQVEEELQRLNEQVLSARVLKSKLESASSLLHGLKAELAAYMESKVNEEFYKEQKEEVEELKLNIEKATSDVNRLRVASVSLKSKLEEEKSVLASLKQSEEKASAAVVNLQAELEKSRSAIAFIQMKENEAREMMTELPKKLQKASQEADEAKSLAQAAQAELIEAQEEVEQAKAKSSTLESSLLAAQKEIEAAKVAEMLARDAITALEKSESAKGNKNDKDSSSMVTLTLEEYHELSRRAYKAEEQANARIEAATSQIQIARESELRSLEKLEELNEELSVRRESLKIATGNSEKANEGKLAVEHELRTWRAEQKQQEKATELNEQTSDPTEPAHDSSSPKGKVPSNNTEAESASNKNKKKKKSSFPSKVVMFFAKKKTHPTK, from the exons AGCATGTCATTGAGACAGCTGCGCCCTTTGAATCTGTCAAAGATGCTGTGTCCAAGTTTGGAGGAAGAATTGATTGGAAATCTCGTCGAACCCAGAGTCTGGTGGAGGAG AGAAGCAAGCTCGTAGAAGACTTTAGAAAGGAAGAAACTGCAGAGGAATTGGAAAACACTAAGAAGCTTATAGAAGAACTCAAAACTAGCTTAGAAAAGATAGAAAAAGATGAGCTTCAAGCAAAAGAAGAGGCTGAACGTGTGATTCTCAAAATTGAAGAGATGGAGCAGGACATTGTAAGTGAAGCTAGTATTGAAGCCAAGGCACAACTTGAGGCTGAAAAAGCCATGCTTACAGAAGCGCTTTCGGAGTTTGAATTCGTTAAAAGAGAACTGGACTCACTGCGTAAGGAGTATGCTTCTATGGCGAGTGGAAGGGATATAGCAATCAATAATGCAGAAGAGACTATTGCAGCATCCAAGCAAATTGAAAAGGCAGTGGAAGATTTGACTGCTGAGTTGATTGCAACAAAAGAGGCGTTGAATTCCATGCGAACCGCGCATTTGGAAGTAGAAGAACAAAGACTAGGAGTAGTTGATCAAGAGTCGAACAATTTGAAGCTGGAACTTGAACAAGTAGAAGAGGAGCTCCAAAGACTTAATGAGCAAGTTTTGTCAGCCAGGGTTCTTAAATCAAAATTGGAATCAGCTTCCTCCTTACTGCATGGTTTGAAAGCTGAATTAGCAGCATATATGGAATCAAAAGTAAATGAGGAATTTTATAAAGAACAAAAAGAGGAAGTTGAGGAACTAAAACTGAACATAGAAAAAGCAACTTCTGATGTTAACAGATTGAGGGTGGCTTCTGTGTCACTAAAATCAAAACTAGAAGAAGAGAAGTCGGTTCTCGCATCCCTTAAGCAAAGTGAGGAAAAGGCTTCGGCTGCGGTTGTGAATCTCCAAGCTGAACTGGAGAAGTCTAGGTCAGCCATAGCTTTCattcaaatgaaagaaaatgaagcaaGAGAGATGATGACTGAGTTGCCCAAGAAACTGCAAAAAGCATCACAAGAGGCTGATGAGGCCAAATCACTTGCTCAGGCAGCTCAGGCAGAGCTGATTGAAGCACAAGAAGAGGTTGAACAAGCCAAGGCCAAATCAAGCACATTGGAAAGTAGTTTATTGGCAGCACAAAAGGAGATTGAAGCAGCCAAGGTTGCCGAGATGTTGGCCAGAGATGCAATCACAGCATTGGAGAAGAGTGAATCAGCTAAAGGCAACAAAAATGACAAGGACTCTTCCTCAATGGTGACACTCACACTAGAAGAATATCATGAGCTCAGCAGGAGAGCCTATAAGGCAGAGGAGCAAGCCAATGCGAGGATCGAAGCTGCTACTTCTCAGATTCAGATAGCAAGGGAGTCTGAATTAAGAAGCCTGGAGAAGTTAGAAGAACTGAATGAGGAGTTGTCTGTAAGAAGAGAATCTCTGAAAATTGCAACTGGGAATTCCGAAAAGGCCAATGAAGGAAAGTTAGCTGTAGAACATGAATTAAGAACATGGAGGGCTGAACAAAAGCAACAAGAGAAGGCTACTGAATTGAATGAACAAACTTCTGATCCAACTGAGCCTGCACATGATTCATCAAGCCCAAAGGGAAAAGTTCCTTCCAATAACACTGAAGCTGAATCAGCCtcaaataagaacaaaaagaagaaaaagtcatCATTTCCTTCAAAGGTTGTAATGTTCTTTGCCAAGAAAAAAACGCACCCAACCAAGTGA